The following proteins come from a genomic window of Brevibacillus antibioticus:
- a CDS encoding site-specific integrase: MAVTKDKNVQKNPWYFTIEIDENGKRKRIKRRGFKTKKEAEAAQRDLLNELGQGLNLNASKTIYRDFMVDWLRDKKTKVKSRTLETYAGLVNNHILPALGDFALADITPRHIQNLYNELHESERLSGENIQKVHTIINESLKKAAGWDMIIKNPAAVVDRPKAETKEMFYWTDEEAHRLLGVAKEDRYYCALLLAVTTGMRQGEILGLRWQDLDLKNRTLSVRQILNHDGKTLEPGAKTASGIRSIGIDKITAIELDKLRHRTKEEKMANRDIYEDNDLVICTQLGTPVSPRNINRTFYRLTEKAGLKRIRFHDLRHTHVVMLLKMRENNKRIAERMGWSSVKMLDRYSHITPHMQKETADAFGEMFFSAPNGTKKSLVE, translated from the coding sequence ATGGCAGTAACTAAAGACAAGAACGTTCAAAAAAATCCCTGGTATTTCACAATTGAGATTGATGAGAATGGAAAACGGAAAAGGATCAAGCGCAGAGGATTCAAAACTAAAAAAGAAGCTGAAGCGGCCCAACGTGACCTTTTGAATGAACTCGGACAAGGATTGAACCTCAATGCCTCCAAAACTATTTATCGAGACTTCATGGTTGACTGGCTTCGAGACAAGAAAACAAAAGTCAAATCGCGCACGCTTGAAACATATGCGGGATTGGTAAATAATCACATTCTGCCGGCATTGGGAGACTTTGCCCTAGCTGACATCACCCCTCGGCACATCCAAAATCTTTATAACGAGCTGCACGAGTCTGAGCGGCTTTCTGGGGAGAACATCCAAAAAGTACATACCATCATCAACGAATCACTGAAAAAGGCCGCCGGATGGGACATGATCATAAAAAACCCAGCTGCTGTTGTTGATCGCCCCAAAGCTGAAACAAAGGAAATGTTCTATTGGACAGATGAAGAGGCGCACCGCCTTCTTGGAGTTGCCAAAGAGGATCGCTATTACTGCGCTCTCCTGCTTGCAGTAACAACCGGAATGAGGCAAGGAGAAATACTGGGCTTACGGTGGCAGGATCTAGATTTGAAAAACAGGACTCTATCCGTTAGGCAAATTCTTAACCATGACGGAAAGACTCTGGAACCCGGAGCAAAAACGGCATCAGGTATCCGCTCCATCGGTATCGATAAGATAACAGCAATTGAGCTAGACAAACTTCGGCACCGAACCAAAGAGGAAAAAATGGCAAACCGGGATATTTACGAGGATAACGACCTGGTGATATGCACACAGTTAGGTACACCTGTTTCACCACGAAACATCAATCGCACATTCTATCGCCTTACTGAAAAAGCTGGACTGAAAAGAATTCGTTTCCACGATCTACGTCATACTCATGTTGTTATGCTCTTGAAAATGAGAGAGAACAATAAACGTATAGCTGAACGTATGGGATGGTCAAGTGTGAAGATGCTGGATCGCTACTCGCACATTACACCACACATGCAAAAGGAAACAGCCGATGCTTTCGGGGAAATGTTCTTCTCGGCACCAAATGGCACCAAGAAATCTTTAGTGGAATAA
- a CDS encoding helix-turn-helix domain-containing protein: MKIRLKDQGYFEELLIRKGHSKRSFAEAANIGQVTALQIANGDRNPSPRIAKRITEALEVEFDEIFVIEKPACSKA; the protein is encoded by the coding sequence ATGAAAATTCGGCTTAAGGATCAAGGCTACTTTGAAGAGCTGCTTATTCGCAAGGGCCATTCGAAGCGATCATTTGCGGAAGCAGCAAACATCGGGCAAGTAACGGCTCTACAGATTGCCAACGGCGACCGTAACCCTAGCCCGCGAATCGCAAAGCGGATTACGGAAGCTTTAGAAGTGGAGTTTGACGAGATTTTTGTAATTGAAAAGCCCGCATGCTCAAAGGCGTGA
- a CDS encoding helix-turn-helix domain-containing protein: MNQVAFGEFFKEQRIRSGYKSQRKLASVSGVSNGTIARIEAGTQKATIETLRILSKYLTSTSYGEMFEKSGHFEGLTDEKRVQMMSHYDFRIEFTEEFRELIKKMAPSGKFTEEVKQDLVNSIENYVDENFEYTPEALIDLMYEKGDASDMGDLYMEVLETAKKHGVVNENSPNSPSATSRVFDEHIRSFIHLLIGDREHPFLGRIEGEISERIGALFKNHNVKSNKEVTISDKNGIRDDIPDQFANMINDIDNAQFKWDVLQELQDIAHEFHIRFNPAYEVGAKHPRSMELTEVIENVSITYHGHTVTDQDKQLFTAYLDALFRDRISSEK; this comes from the coding sequence ATGAACCAAGTAGCGTTCGGGGAGTTTTTTAAAGAGCAGAGAATAAGAAGCGGCTATAAAAGCCAACGTAAACTAGCTTCAGTAAGTGGAGTTAGCAACGGCACAATAGCAAGAATTGAAGCGGGGACACAAAAAGCAACAATAGAGACACTTCGAATCCTTTCTAAGTATTTAACTTCTACCTCATATGGTGAAATGTTTGAAAAAAGTGGACATTTTGAAGGGTTGACGGACGAAAAAAGAGTTCAAATGATGTCTCACTATGATTTTCGCATTGAATTTACAGAAGAATTTAGAGAGTTGATTAAAAAAATGGCCCCTAGTGGAAAATTCACTGAGGAAGTAAAACAAGACCTAGTTAATTCCATTGAAAACTATGTCGATGAGAACTTTGAGTATACCCCAGAGGCTTTAATTGATTTGATGTATGAAAAAGGAGACGCTTCAGACATGGGTGATTTATATATGGAGGTACTGGAAACAGCAAAGAAACACGGAGTTGTTAACGAAAATAGCCCAAACTCGCCTTCGGCAACATCGAGAGTTTTTGATGAACATATTAGATCATTCATTCATTTGTTAATCGGCGATCGCGAGCATCCGTTTCTTGGAAGAATAGAAGGAGAAATTAGCGAAAGAATCGGAGCGTTATTCAAAAATCACAATGTGAAATCAAATAAAGAAGTGACTATTAGCGACAAAAACGGAATTAGAGACGATATACCTGACCAATTCGCAAATATGATAAATGATATCGATAATGCTCAGTTCAAATGGGATGTGCTTCAAGAGCTGCAGGACATTGCGCACGAATTTCACATACGGTTCAATCCCGCATACGAAGTTGGAGCAAAACACCCCCGATCAATGGAGCTAACCGAAGTTATAGAAAACGTGAGCATCACTTACCACGGGCACACGGTCACCGATCAGGACAAGCAGCTCTTCACCGCATACCTCGATGCTCTGTTTCGCGATCGTATCTCTTCAGAGAAATAA